Proteins from one Pseudomonas bijieensis genomic window:
- a CDS encoding LysR family transcriptional regulator: MTNDQGIQSVSVPGTASPYPATALTIIDPRWTLFVRVVAAGSLSKAAVLLDMPQSMVSRNIALLESQCGERLFHRTGRGVVLTEFGEQLLPCISDLLANAEGLADDIRNLRGKPVGEVVVGMLPSAVRRFAGTLFSAVRAQMPGVRLHLIEGASAQLEEQLHDGRLDMALVLRESEASIADAHLLARLPLHLVGPAVDPRLANRDIALKQLSGLPLVVPGRPHLLRARLDHLAAEHRVELCVAAEADSVQLQYEVVAAGGGYAIASVLPGSLDQRLTSSRIVDPLLERFVVLVESPRRPLTRASREVRRLICSLAMPSI, encoded by the coding sequence ATGACGAATGACCAAGGTATCCAGAGCGTCTCTGTGCCTGGCACGGCTTCGCCGTATCCTGCCACTGCCCTGACGATCATCGATCCCCGATGGACCTTGTTCGTACGCGTCGTGGCGGCTGGAAGTCTCAGTAAAGCGGCAGTACTGCTGGATATGCCGCAGTCGATGGTGAGTCGAAACATCGCCCTGCTCGAGTCGCAATGTGGCGAGCGCCTGTTTCATCGAACCGGGCGTGGGGTGGTCTTGACCGAGTTTGGAGAGCAGTTGTTGCCATGTATATCGGATCTGCTCGCGAACGCTGAAGGCCTTGCCGATGACATTCGCAACCTGCGTGGAAAGCCGGTGGGGGAGGTGGTTGTAGGCATGCTGCCCTCCGCGGTGCGTCGGTTTGCGGGAACGCTTTTTTCCGCGGTGCGCGCCCAGATGCCAGGCGTGAGATTGCATCTGATCGAGGGCGCGAGCGCTCAACTCGAAGAGCAGTTGCACGACGGTCGTCTGGATATGGCGTTGGTGCTGCGCGAGAGTGAGGCCAGTATCGCAGACGCCCATCTATTGGCCAGGCTGCCCCTGCATCTGGTGGGGCCCGCCGTCGATCCGCGTCTTGCCAATCGAGATATCGCGTTAAAGCAATTATCGGGGTTGCCCTTGGTCGTGCCTGGGCGTCCCCATTTGTTGAGAGCCAGGCTCGATCATCTGGCGGCCGAACATCGCGTGGAGTTGTGCGTTGCCGCGGAGGCCGACTCCGTCCAGCTCCAGTACGAAGTCGTGGCGGCGGGTGGCGGCTATGCCATTGCCTCTGTGCTACCGGGTTCACTGGATCAGCGGCTGACATCATCACGCATCGTCGACCCGCTCCTCGAGCGCTTCGTCGTGCTGGTCGAGTCGCCCCGTCGCCCCTTGACCCGTGCCTCCCGTGAAGTGCGACGGTTGATCTGCAGCCTGGCCATGCCATCGATTTGA
- a CDS encoding LysR family transcriptional regulator yields MITLDSRHTDEFAALLALESQGSFVAAARLLQRHPTIISKRLAALEARLGVRLLERSTRHIRLTDAGARLVRRLRLATELMVEAEQEATSGAAEVRGNLRLAVPAAMGRLWLAPILPEFLAAHPHLTLTVDYSERLVDVIAEGFDVAIRLGELNDSRLIAKRLGDHRRILCASPGYIERHGWPASPAELVNHNCLGFTGLASYPEWKLIRADEHFSVHPQGSLVSNDSEALLSATIAGTGILGAGEWLFSRALANKELVRVLPDWELGAKGGIYLIRPSAKFASSATLALKEWLEGKLVQTGTVRAA; encoded by the coding sequence GTGATCACACTGGATAGCCGCCACACGGACGAATTTGCCGCCTTGCTGGCGCTCGAATCGCAAGGTTCGTTCGTTGCCGCCGCGCGGCTTTTGCAGCGCCACCCCACGATCATTTCCAAACGCCTCGCGGCGCTGGAAGCCCGCCTGGGAGTCAGGCTGCTCGAGCGCAGCACCCGACACATCCGCCTGACAGACGCCGGGGCCCGCCTGGTCCGACGCCTGCGGCTGGCGACCGAGTTGATGGTTGAAGCAGAGCAGGAAGCAACGTCCGGGGCCGCCGAGGTGCGTGGCAATCTGCGCCTGGCGGTACCGGCAGCCATGGGCAGGCTCTGGTTGGCGCCGATACTGCCGGAGTTCCTGGCGGCCCATCCGCATTTGACGCTCACCGTGGATTACAGCGAGCGTCTCGTCGATGTGATCGCCGAAGGTTTCGATGTGGCAATACGCCTAGGTGAACTCAACGATAGCCGCCTGATTGCCAAGCGCCTCGGCGATCATCGGCGCATCCTTTGCGCGTCTCCCGGTTACATCGAACGCCATGGCTGGCCAGCGTCACCCGCGGAACTGGTCAATCACAACTGCCTGGGATTCACGGGATTGGCGTCATACCCTGAATGGAAGCTCATCCGCGCCGACGAACACTTCAGCGTGCACCCCCAAGGCTCCCTCGTGTCCAACGACAGTGAAGCGCTGTTGAGCGCGACCATTGCCGGCACCGGCATCCTCGGTGCGGGGGAGTGGCTGTTCAGCCGTGCGTTGGCAAACAAAGAACTGGTCAGAGTATTACCGGACTGGGAGTTGGGAGCAAAAGGAGGGATCTATCTTATCCGGCCCTCGGCAAAATTTGCCTCCTCCGCCACCCTGGCGCTCAAGGAATGGCTCGAGGGCAAGCTCGTTCAAACGGGCACTGTCAGGGCCGCGTAA
- a CDS encoding NAD-dependent succinate-semialdehyde dehydrogenase: MKHLLKDPTLWRTGAYIAGEWLNETPHGRYTLRNPVDQALLTELPRCRGPEVQRAIDAAQQAFGPWRRLTAKRRGEVLRRWYELMVEHREDIATLITLEEGKPLEEARGEVDYAASFVRWFSEEATRVRGDLIPGVKDTQRIVVLREPIGVCAAITPWNFPAAMITRKAAPALAAGCTMVVKPASQTPMTALALAELAQRAGVPAGVFSVITGNDTRDIAGELTANPLVRKLTFTGSTEVGRLLLAQAAQTVKKCSMELGGNAPFIVFDDADLDAAADGVMLAKFRNGGQSCIGANRVLVQSGIYDALAERIVERMARLKVGNGLEPGVQVGPLIDEAAVRKSQALVDDALAQGARLLSGGKPHALGGCFFQPTLLADVTHGMQVARQEIFGPVMPLVRFETDDEAIAMANDSEFGLAAYLFSRDAARIWRNAARIESGMVGINCGLISNEVAPFGGVKQSGLGREGSHLGIDEFLEVKYLCWDGLDSV, from the coding sequence GTGAAGCATTTACTTAAAGATCCCACGCTGTGGCGCACCGGTGCCTACATCGCCGGCGAGTGGCTGAACGAGACGCCTCACGGGCGGTACACGCTGCGCAATCCGGTGGATCAAGCGCTGCTCACCGAGCTGCCGCGCTGCCGCGGGCCCGAAGTCCAGCGGGCAATCGATGCGGCACAGCAGGCCTTTGGTCCATGGCGACGCTTGACGGCTAAACGCCGTGGCGAAGTGTTGCGCCGTTGGTATGAGTTGATGGTCGAGCATCGTGAGGATATTGCCACGCTGATTACCTTGGAGGAGGGCAAGCCCCTGGAAGAGGCGCGGGGTGAGGTCGATTACGCTGCGTCTTTTGTACGATGGTTTTCCGAAGAAGCCACACGGGTGCGTGGTGACCTGATTCCGGGCGTAAAGGACACTCAGCGCATTGTGGTACTGCGCGAGCCTATCGGCGTCTGTGCCGCGATAACACCCTGGAACTTCCCGGCGGCCATGATCACGCGCAAGGCCGCTCCGGCGCTCGCGGCGGGTTGCACAATGGTCGTGAAACCGGCAAGCCAGACGCCCATGACCGCCCTGGCACTCGCCGAACTCGCGCAGCGCGCGGGGGTGCCGGCCGGTGTTTTCAGTGTGATCACCGGTAATGACACCCGAGACATCGCCGGTGAACTCACGGCCAACCCGTTGGTACGCAAGCTTACCTTTACCGGGTCCACCGAAGTGGGGCGGTTGCTGTTGGCGCAAGCGGCGCAGACGGTCAAGAAATGCTCCATGGAGCTGGGCGGTAACGCTCCGTTCATTGTCTTCGATGATGCTGATCTTGATGCGGCGGCTGACGGGGTGATGTTGGCCAAGTTTCGCAATGGTGGGCAGTCCTGTATCGGTGCGAACCGGGTGCTGGTGCAGTCAGGGATCTATGACGCCCTGGCCGAGCGCATTGTCGAGCGCATGGCACGCCTGAAGGTAGGCAATGGCCTGGAGCCGGGCGTCCAGGTCGGACCGTTGATCGATGAGGCGGCGGTACGCAAATCCCAGGCCCTTGTCGATGATGCGCTGGCGCAAGGTGCTCGGCTGTTGTCCGGCGGCAAACCCCATGCCCTTGGTGGGTGTTTCTTCCAGCCCACCTTGTTGGCTGATGTGACTCATGGGATGCAGGTCGCTCGCCAAGAGATCTTCGGCCCGGTCATGCCACTGGTGCGTTTCGAAACCGACGACGAAGCCATTGCGATGGCCAATGACAGCGAGTTTGGCTTGGCGGCGTATCTGTTCAGCCGTGACGCGGCCCGTATCTGGCGCAACGCCGCTCGCATCGAATCGGGCATGGTGGGCATCAACTGTGGCTTGATTTCAAATGAGGTCGCTCCCTTCGGTGGGGTGAAGCAGAGCGGACTTGGGCGAGAGGGATCTCACCTTGGGATCGACGAATTCCTTGAGGTGAAATACCTCTGTTGGGATGGCTTGGACAGCGTGTGA
- a CDS encoding quinone oxidoreductase family protein yields MVTVIGFSSTGGPQVLEVKQDGHAAPGFGEVWLQQHAIGINYLDVTQRNGAVPVALPSGLGLEGAGLVTAVGPGVTHVKVGDRVAYATGPLGAYASGRLVPAGKLVPLPASISFQDAAAVLFKGITAQYLLKSTYPVGPGTVMVLYGVAGGVGAIMAKWAKHLGAFVIGVVSRAQSVEKARALGCDEVLVFDTQTLAQEVARITDGKKADVVYDPIGRVSFAASLDCLRPRGLMVSFGASSGAPQAIEVGMLNAKGSLFLTRPSIAAHTSSVEEYQARANDVLAALQAGIIEPAVWKTYKLEDVAQAHADLESGRASGTLLLIP; encoded by the coding sequence ATGGTCACGGTCATTGGTTTTTCTTCCACGGGTGGGCCGCAGGTTCTAGAGGTCAAACAGGACGGTCATGCTGCGCCCGGCTTCGGTGAGGTGTGGCTCCAACAGCATGCCATCGGCATCAACTACCTCGACGTCACCCAGCGCAACGGCGCGGTTCCCGTCGCCCTGCCTTCGGGGTTGGGTCTGGAGGGGGCCGGGCTGGTCACTGCGGTAGGACCAGGTGTCACTCACGTCAAGGTCGGTGATCGCGTGGCGTATGCCACCGGCCCGCTGGGTGCCTACGCGAGTGGCCGCTTGGTTCCGGCCGGGAAACTGGTACCACTTCCTGCATCGATCAGCTTCCAGGATGCTGCCGCCGTACTGTTCAAGGGCATCACCGCCCAGTACCTGCTCAAGAGCACTTATCCCGTGGGGCCGGGAACGGTCATGGTGTTGTATGGCGTCGCCGGTGGTGTCGGCGCAATCATGGCCAAGTGGGCCAAGCATCTGGGCGCTTTCGTGATCGGAGTCGTCTCTCGTGCGCAAAGCGTCGAGAAGGCGCGGGCTCTGGGCTGCGATGAAGTCCTGGTTTTCGATACCCAGACGTTGGCGCAGGAGGTGGCTCGCATCACCGACGGCAAGAAGGCCGATGTGGTTTACGACCCGATTGGGCGAGTCTCGTTCGCAGCATCGCTCGATTGCCTGCGCCCGCGCGGGCTGATGGTGTCTTTCGGCGCATCGTCAGGTGCGCCACAAGCGATCGAAGTGGGCATGCTCAACGCCAAGGGTTCGCTATTCCTCACCCGCCCCTCGATTGCCGCCCACACCAGTAGCGTCGAGGAGTACCAGGCGCGCGCCAATGACGTATTGGCCGCGCTCCAGGCCGGAATCATCGAACCCGCCGTCTGGAAAACCTACAAGCTGGAGGACGTCGCACAAGCCCACGCGGATCTGGAAAGCGGCCGCGCTTCAGGTACTCTGCTGCTCATTCCCTGA
- a CDS encoding EthD domain-containing protein yields the protein MIKILAAVRRKPGMTHAEFLNYIEHKHGEIARAKPLGVKRYVQNHVIDSAFGVDADNAYTQTFHRDSITELFFDNMSDLIQTFSDPYTQQTTGPDAKNFADLSKQAAQLMDEVEVSNAGAAPLKWKAIVFLKKNPTVQLESFFTAWDSAHDTVVNKHPDFQKVLRRYVHSRYLPEGDRVTSYFGPDVAVYEGTSSLWFENEADLSIFRQYQKSLFQQLSDEGIVLSSESFFVYVKEVVILDLGQ from the coding sequence ATGATTAAAATCCTAGCAGCCGTACGCCGCAAACCCGGCATGACTCATGCTGAGTTCTTGAACTATATAGAACATAAGCATGGCGAAATCGCCCGGGCCAAACCTTTAGGCGTCAAACGATACGTGCAAAATCATGTCATCGACTCCGCGTTCGGCGTTGACGCTGATAACGCCTACACACAAACATTCCACAGAGACTCCATCACCGAATTATTTTTTGACAACATGTCTGATTTAATTCAAACCTTCAGCGATCCCTATACACAACAAACCACCGGACCTGATGCGAAAAACTTCGCCGACCTGTCCAAACAGGCCGCTCAGTTGATGGACGAAGTAGAAGTATCCAATGCCGGTGCCGCCCCCCTCAAATGGAAGGCGATCGTTTTCTTGAAAAAGAATCCAACGGTACAACTTGAAAGCTTCTTTACCGCGTGGGATTCAGCTCACGACACTGTTGTCAATAAGCACCCGGATTTCCAGAAGGTACTACGTCGGTATGTTCATTCCAGATACCTTCCCGAAGGTGACCGGGTAACGTCCTATTTCGGGCCAGACGTAGCGGTATACGAAGGCACTTCCAGCCTGTGGTTTGAAAACGAAGCCGATCTTTCTATTTTTCGTCAGTATCAGAAATCACTGTTCCAACAGCTGTCTGACGAAGGGATCGTACTCTCATCCGAGTCTTTTTTCGTGTATGTCAAGGAAGTCGTAATTCTAGATCTTGGCCAGTAA
- a CDS encoding dihydrodipicolinate synthase family protein, which translates to MATYKKADARAWARENLVGCSAVTIPSFSADLKRLNERGIRHDIEHAVGLGYSSTLLCSELAISVQENAQFTAWARESGKDLILFFHAAFGTLAENIEAVKLAENAGADIVLLSYPPQFWPTSEQEIYDYTKSFCDATDLAVMLFPIPLWGFERVHPAGMSLELVRRLLADCPNIAAIKSEQGFPLPAGICEMYYHFRDQVVISCPIEADAIPLMSLMKLQFSGTSNTAWMSDYYPKAFELARTGRFEEAMELYWKVNPARSANGAAAQTYAGGTGVLNRTMWKYQDWLAGFNGGPLRAPAMRVPDRLMKSLRQGLVAAGLPVTSDPDSAFMIGRHPC; encoded by the coding sequence ATGGCCACTTACAAGAAAGCTGATGCCCGTGCCTGGGCCCGTGAAAACCTGGTGGGCTGTTCAGCTGTCACCATCCCCAGCTTCAGCGCTGACCTGAAGCGCCTCAATGAGCGTGGCATCCGCCACGACATCGAACATGCGGTCGGGCTGGGCTACAGCAGCACGTTGCTGTGCAGCGAACTGGCGATTTCGGTCCAGGAGAACGCCCAGTTCACCGCCTGGGCCCGTGAGTCGGGGAAAGACTTGATCCTGTTCTTCCACGCGGCCTTTGGCACCCTGGCTGAGAACATCGAGGCGGTGAAGCTCGCCGAGAATGCCGGTGCCGACATCGTCCTGCTCTCCTATCCACCGCAATTCTGGCCGACCAGCGAGCAGGAAATCTACGACTACACCAAGTCGTTCTGCGATGCGACGGACCTTGCCGTCATGCTCTTCCCGATTCCGCTCTGGGGTTTTGAGCGTGTGCATCCGGCGGGTATGTCATTGGAGTTGGTCCGTCGCCTGTTGGCCGATTGCCCGAATATCGCGGCCATCAAGTCGGAGCAAGGGTTTCCGCTGCCGGCAGGCATCTGCGAGATGTACTACCACTTCCGCGATCAGGTGGTGATCAGTTGCCCGATCGAAGCTGACGCAATCCCGTTGATGAGCCTGATGAAGCTGCAGTTTTCCGGCACCAGCAACACCGCCTGGATGAGCGACTACTACCCGAAAGCGTTCGAACTGGCCCGCACAGGCCGTTTCGAAGAGGCAATGGAACTGTATTGGAAGGTCAATCCGGCTCGCAGTGCCAACGGTGCCGCCGCGCAAACCTATGCCGGCGGCACTGGGGTGCTCAATCGCACGATGTGGAAATACCAGGACTGGCTCGCCGGCTTCAACGGCGGCCCACTGCGTGCCCCGGCGATGCGCGTGCCGGATCGCCTCATGAAGTCTTTGCGTCAAGGGTTGGTCGCGGCGGGCCTGCCAGTGACTTCGGACCCGGATAGCGCCTTCATGATCGGGCGTCACCCTTGCTGA
- a CDS encoding ornithine cyclodeaminase family protein, translated as MIDTRCEVSDMHHAQEPQTIAPTLFLSDTDVAALADWSTAVAALAKAYACPTSDAMVPPRSMARGDGIWLRSLTAVPPAGGHMGCKLIAASMRARCASYLIALFNQQTMALSALIDGNRVTGLRTAATAALAVDLLAPQRPLRVGVIGAGFEARGALDCLKSVRDVARVRVFSPTPASRERFAESFRPGLDIQAVGTAQEAVQDCDVLICAARSRDESPVLQGAWLSAGTTVVSLGSTLPEQREVDPATMDRAVCIVADMPQEVLHDTGDAIAAISAGVYVADKLVALSDLVAGRVSPRQNESDIVLYKSVGSALQDVVIAQALYERARQQGLGIELPASIVPVSK; from the coding sequence ATGATTGATACCCGTTGCGAGGTCAGCGATATGCATCACGCCCAAGAGCCCCAAACAATAGCCCCGACGCTTTTTCTCAGCGATACCGATGTCGCCGCGCTCGCCGACTGGAGCACCGCCGTCGCCGCGCTCGCCAAGGCATATGCCTGCCCCACATCGGATGCCATGGTGCCGCCTCGTTCCATGGCCCGCGGCGATGGTATCTGGTTGCGCAGTTTGACTGCGGTGCCCCCCGCTGGCGGCCATATGGGCTGCAAGTTGATCGCGGCCTCGATGCGGGCGCGATGCGCCAGTTATCTGATCGCATTGTTCAACCAGCAAACCATGGCCCTCAGCGCGCTGATCGACGGCAATCGGGTGACGGGTTTGCGCACCGCTGCAACCGCTGCGCTGGCGGTCGATCTGCTGGCACCCCAACGCCCGCTGCGGGTGGGCGTGATTGGTGCCGGGTTTGAAGCGCGTGGTGCGCTTGACTGCCTCAAGTCTGTACGAGATGTCGCCCGTGTCAGGGTGTTCAGCCCAACGCCGGCGAGCCGTGAGCGGTTTGCCGAAAGCTTCAGGCCGGGGCTGGATATCCAGGCGGTGGGCACTGCGCAAGAAGCCGTACAGGACTGCGATGTGCTGATTTGTGCTGCTCGCAGTCGTGACGAGTCTCCCGTACTGCAAGGGGCATGGCTTTCTGCGGGTACTACGGTCGTGTCATTGGGCTCCACCCTGCCTGAACAAAGGGAGGTTGACCCGGCCACGATGGATCGAGCCGTCTGCATCGTCGCTGATATGCCGCAGGAGGTGCTCCACGACACTGGCGATGCCATTGCTGCGATCAGTGCCGGCGTTTATGTCGCCGACAAATTGGTCGCGCTGTCGGATCTGGTAGCGGGTCGTGTCAGCCCCCGCCAAAACGAAAGCGACATCGTTCTCTACAAGTCAGTTGGCTCGGCACTGCAGGATGTCGTCATCGCACAAGCGCTGTACGAGCGCGCCAGGCAACAAGGGCTTGGCATCGAGCTGCCCGCCAGCATCGTCCCTGTCTCGAAATAA
- a CDS encoding FAD-dependent oxidoreductase, with amino-acid sequence MIAAVNKVLVIGGGFSGMTAAIQLARQGVEVDLVEIDPLWCPLGAGITLSGPTLRALDTVGILERVAGEGYLSTNFDVFSPAGELIVQLALRPPVSDKPIPCGGGILRPVLARIFADKTREVGTNVRLGITFDSIIEREDGIEVSFTDGTSGRYDLVIAADGVHSRMRKDFFPEAPSPKPIHQSVWRAVLKRPPEIVRPSHWLGRTKVGVNPISETHMYMFLMENREFSEWIDPASWPGEMARLLGEFPAPILQMLVPQLYEPGANIDYRPLANLLVPLPWHKGRIVMIGDTVHATTPHLASGAGIGIESAIVLAEELFADSDLQAALARFEARRWERCQLVVENSARLCEIEKSAGDKEEHAQIMRESTATLAEPI; translated from the coding sequence ATGATTGCAGCAGTCAATAAGGTCCTGGTGATCGGAGGAGGATTTTCCGGTATGACCGCGGCTATCCAGCTCGCCCGTCAGGGAGTCGAAGTGGACTTGGTCGAAATAGATCCTTTGTGGTGCCCCCTTGGGGCCGGTATTACCCTCAGTGGACCCACGTTGCGGGCGCTGGATACGGTCGGGATTCTTGAACGGGTGGCCGGGGAAGGCTATCTGTCGACCAATTTCGATGTGTTTTCACCGGCAGGCGAGCTGATCGTGCAGTTGGCGCTTCGACCTCCGGTCAGCGATAAACCGATTCCCTGTGGTGGCGGTATCCTGCGTCCGGTGCTGGCTCGGATTTTTGCCGACAAGACGCGGGAGGTGGGGACCAACGTACGCCTTGGCATCACCTTCGACAGCATCATCGAGCGCGAGGATGGCATTGAAGTGTCTTTCACCGATGGCACTTCTGGCCGCTACGATCTGGTCATTGCCGCCGATGGTGTGCATTCGCGGATGCGAAAGGACTTTTTCCCAGAAGCACCCTCGCCAAAACCCATTCACCAGAGTGTCTGGCGCGCTGTGTTGAAGCGTCCGCCGGAAATCGTACGCCCCAGTCACTGGCTGGGACGCACCAAGGTCGGCGTCAATCCGATTTCTGAAACGCACATGTACATGTTCCTCATGGAAAACCGCGAGTTTTCCGAATGGATCGATCCGGCCAGTTGGCCAGGCGAGATGGCGCGTCTGCTGGGTGAGTTCCCAGCCCCGATCCTGCAAATGCTTGTGCCGCAACTGTACGAGCCGGGTGCCAATATCGACTATCGTCCGCTGGCCAATCTGTTGGTGCCGTTGCCGTGGCATAAAGGCCGCATCGTGATGATTGGGGACACGGTGCATGCCACCACGCCACATCTGGCTTCCGGGGCAGGTATTGGCATCGAGAGCGCCATCGTGCTTGCAGAAGAACTGTTCGCCGATAGCGATCTACAGGCCGCCCTGGCCCGGTTCGAGGCGCGGCGTTGGGAACGTTGCCAGTTGGTGGTCGAGAACTCTGCACGACTGTGCGAGATAGAAAAAAGTGCGGGTGACAAGGAAGAGCATGCCCAGATCATGCGCGAGTCCACTGCTACGTTGGCTGAACCTATCTGA
- a CDS encoding substrate-binding domain-containing protein translates to MTQAQEIVSRASLGAVRWNGPESGPQAQRGKSIALVAEDLRNGGIVGVAQGAREAANALGWTLKIFDGAGSSAGRAKAFADALAAKPDGLILCGSDALENNAALLLFANQEVPVVGWHVGVRPGPIDGTPVAMNVTTDPLEVARLTAMAAVAQSSGRAGVVILTDSKYSIAMAKARAMEDVIRACRECTLLEVRDVAISESGEKMPAITKELLQRYGKRWTHTLAINDIYFDYSIASLTNAAIPSDGISLLSAGDGSASAFLRIQAKTYQTVTVAEPLNLHGWQVMDELNRLFAGQPVSGFVAPIHLVNADNMAFDGGKKFHYDPDNGYRDIYRHQWNP, encoded by the coding sequence GTGACTCAAGCACAGGAAATCGTTTCCAGGGCCTCCCTCGGCGCCGTTCGTTGGAACGGCCCAGAGTCCGGCCCGCAAGCCCAGCGGGGCAAGAGCATCGCGCTCGTCGCAGAAGATTTGCGTAACGGAGGCATCGTCGGTGTCGCGCAGGGCGCTCGGGAGGCTGCCAACGCGTTGGGCTGGACGCTGAAGATATTCGATGGCGCCGGATCATCGGCTGGGCGCGCGAAGGCCTTTGCCGATGCCCTGGCAGCGAAGCCCGACGGCCTCATTCTGTGCGGCTCCGATGCCCTTGAGAACAATGCGGCGCTGCTTCTGTTCGCCAACCAGGAAGTGCCGGTGGTTGGTTGGCACGTCGGAGTACGCCCCGGGCCGATCGACGGCACGCCGGTGGCCATGAACGTCACCACTGACCCGCTTGAAGTGGCCCGCCTCACGGCCATGGCGGCGGTGGCGCAGTCGAGCGGACGCGCCGGCGTGGTCATCCTGACCGACTCCAAGTACAGCATTGCCATGGCGAAAGCCAGGGCCATGGAGGACGTCATCCGGGCCTGCCGAGAATGTACGTTGCTGGAGGTGCGCGATGTCGCGATCTCCGAGAGTGGCGAGAAGATGCCAGCGATCACCAAGGAGTTGCTTCAGCGCTATGGCAAGCGCTGGACCCACACGCTGGCCATCAACGACATCTATTTCGACTACTCGATTGCCTCGTTGACCAACGCCGCCATACCCAGTGACGGCATCAGTCTGTTGTCTGCCGGTGACGGCAGCGCTTCGGCTTTCTTGCGCATACAGGCAAAAACCTACCAGACCGTTACCGTGGCCGAACCGCTCAACCTGCATGGCTGGCAAGTGATGGATGAATTGAACCGCTTGTTCGCAGGCCAGCCGGTGAGCGGCTTCGTGGCGCCGATTCACTTGGTCAATGCCGACAATATGGCCTTCGATGGCGGGAAAAAATTTCACTACGATCCTGACAATGGCTATCGAGACATCTATCGCCACCAATGGAATCCTTGA